The Capsicum annuum cultivar UCD-10X-F1 chromosome 1, UCD10Xv1.1, whole genome shotgun sequence sequence ggttttgaaactagttttctCAATACCTTAGTGTTTGAGCataatttagagatgatgagagggagctTCTTGATATAATTTCACCCTTCTTTTAAATGAGAAAGAGTTGTatgtgattgagaaatttgttatgaccaccttgtattattaaaatgcttgacaaagagagtgccttgcatgtgtttacatgaggtttgagaaaaagtttctttgaattgatttattgatatggtgttCCCAAACTtctgttttgaaaatagagattattatatgctatTAATGGCTTAGAGACGTGACTTGCAgatcaatggtatgacgataccataaatatgtatgccataacagagtatgttttcagagaatgcatgttttaaagagttaaaaaatgaccttaaagagggttaggtggttaccaaAGAGGGCTttagttcaagtaactcttagcctaaaatcgtgatttgccgatccgagtATATTATTTTACGCTGGTGACGGCCGTGTGACGTAGCAGAGTCGgagactccaatccttgcggcacacttgggttgggggcttccccgccgagtcaatggcggattccatatagcctgtggaatttcaaagttgtagggataccacctagcgcaaaagtaaaacgaagagtgtcacagagttcagataattttatagagtctttcaaaaatgcccatgagatttcttactatctaatatgtttatgaactgttttaaattgctctcatatatgttgaatataatctagtattttggatctgctctacgtaccaatacatctgtattgaccccctacctcctatgttcggaggctcagtccaagggttcggctaatcagtagagtattccagagagaagtgatccgttCAGTGGTGAGCTTCTTTATTTCAGAAGacctgttatttcagattatgttatttcgttggtttggtctactgggggccttgtcccagttttcagatagttgtctgattttcatgtagtagagattttgcagactgttccagatgttgtttagttgatttcgaatttcattccttattgttaaactaaattcagAGTATGATCATGTTTCCGTATCAGATAatatttccgcatcttcttttattatgtgaatgttgtgcatgattaccagttAGAGTAGAACgcctgggccttcatggtttgggatgtccgtcacggccaggccctagttcgggtcgtgacattctATGTCCCTGAtgtgaaaagtttaaaaaattttgagtttcttcccACAGTTCAAACATAATTTCATACCCAGAGTTCAAATTTGAGACCTTTGTTTAAGGACGAAGAAATGTATACCACTCCACCACAACCTTTAATTGTCTTATtcgttttttttatttaaattcaacaCTTGAATGATCTAGCTTCTCACTCATTTTCCTCCAGCTAGTCAGTCTCAAATTCTGAAAGAAGCTCAAAACCACCATGGCTCAAACCTCTTCTAACAATGGCAGAACTGATCAGGTGAAATCCTATTCTGCTATCATCAGTCAAGTTTTAGtcttttacttgttattttaaTCAATAATTAATTTGATTGTTTTCAGTTATACATAATATATTCTTCTTTCCATCTTCAAATTGCAACCTTTCCGGTAGGAAGTAAATAATAGAGTATTTAGTTTACGTGATCTATACCTTTTAGTTTAGGAATATTATACTACTGTATAGCTGCTCaccaaattattaaaataatagttgataaatatataatttttttttatatatttatgataatatacatattttatcTATAATTAGTGTATATTTATTAGtgaatgaaattatttttggcTGAATGACCAAATGCATTAAAAGCTAGCATtatttagttgttatttttggtTCTCAGATTTTGGTGGAGGAGACTGGAAGTGTTAGAACATTCATATTGAACAGGCCAAAGCAGTTGAATGCACTTTCTTTTCAAATGGTATGCCAAGATGATATTATCTAGCATTTGATAATAaagtttgggagtagtatttaaaaATTTACCTTTAAATATATATTTGCTCATCAAATTTCATTAGAAGAATTTGatcttcaaattttcaaaaactagCTTCACTCCACAATGACTACATATTCAGTATAATCGcataaaatgagatttaaaaaaaagtagAGTATACACAGACCTTACCTCTAACTCTAGCTAACTCAGGGCTAGAGGTCCTACTTTAGTcccaaaactttttaaaaattcgTAAAATACATGTCCagatataatttcaaattttaaagatcCCAACTTTTAGGGTgcgtttggtatgaaggaaaatattttcctattttctcaTGTTcgtttgacaaaaaaaaatttaaaaaataccttCTTTAGGAAAACAAATTCCTTCAAAGTAAGCAAAAAGACTTGCTTAATCAAAGTAGGAAAAATACACTAAGCCCCCCCTCCCCCCGCTCGCTCTTTCCTCTTCCCcctccatttttttaaaatacaaatacttttaagaaatattttctttctcaCACAAGGAACACACAAAAACAAGTAAAAACTAACTTATTTCCTAAAAcgtattttcttgaaaaatatttttgatgaatccATACGGAACACACACTAAAAAGGAgtgttattttccttttcttggGCAGTGCTTTCTTTATTCCATCTCTTTGTGCTTGTTTCCCTTTTATAAACTCCGAATCTTTTCTCTATGATTGCGTTCCCCATATTCCATCCAAAACTAATGAACAACCAAGGTTTTAAGAATGAAAGAGTACTTAAACAGTAAAATTTTCCTCGTCAGGTAACTCAACAGGTACAAAAAAGAGAGGGGTAGCAATGGGGCGGAGTGGGACGAGTGCCGGGTGATTTGAGCCTTAACTCGCAAAATTGTAATCCGCTTCGCCTTTTTGAGCATTTAATTAAGTGCACCATCAAGTTTTTCTTCTTAGAAGTTAGAATGGATGCCACCGGATACAAAATTAGCGCATACTCTAGATAAATATACATAAGTACTTATTATATTTACTTGGTGAAAATGTGAGCTTTTTAGTCATACAATCTGACTTCATGTCACAGGATATTTGAGTGAATCTACGTATGATGACATGTTATAAGTGATAACTTGTTACGAACCAATTGTTCCACATTGAAAAAATAGATTATAagccaaatgggttctcccacctattagactagtcttttgggttgggcttTTCCGcttggtttataacattggtgctCTCATTGAGAGTCCCACGCATTGGGCcgtgactcggagtggtggcctggacccaagacAGGTGttagccgtgaccaacgaggatcgatccacgtATGGGGAGCCGCGCGTTGTTGAGCCATGACTCGTAGTGGTGGCCTGTGTGCTAGTATGGTGGtctggacccaagaggggtgccagccgtgaccaacgaggattgATCCACGCGTGGAGCCATGACTCGAAGTGGTGGTCTGGACCTAAGAGGGGTGTCAGCCGTGACCGTGACTcgtagtggtggcctggaccaaagaggggtgccagccgtgaGCAACGAGGATCGATCCGCGTGTGGAGCCATGACTcagagtggtggcctggacctaagAGGGGTGCCAACCGTGACCAACTGGGCTTAGCCGTGACAAAtgaggtcgttggttctcaagcggagaCGATTGTTATGAATTAATTGTTTGACCAACTGGGCCCAGCCGTGACAaacgaggtcgttggttctcaagcggaggcgattgttatgaaccaattgtcccacattgaaaaaatagagaaatgctagcggaggcgattgttatgaaccaatgggtttagactagtcttttgggttgggctctcccgtttggtttGCTTTCATCAGAGGACTTTAATGGAGGACCAAAAATTTTGAACTCCCTATTATTCAATTAACGTAGGAAGGGATTCATAGTCAAAGGAGACATGTAAAATTCTTTCACGATTACAGGAGTTGATTAGAAAACCTATGATTCAATTAACGTAGGAAGGGATTCATGGTCAAAGGAGACATGtaaaattctttcattattaCACGAGTTGATTGGAAAACCTACAAAGAGTAAATCTACTCCGGTGGAATTTCCACGGTTTTACAAGGAGTAAATCTACTCCGACGGAATTTCCACGGTTTTGTGGTGAGAATCCTAAGTTATGGATCTCTCAGGCTGAATGctactttgatttttatgaaattgcaGAAAACCACAAGTTATCTCTGGCTTCGTCCTATCTTGATGGGGCTGCTTTGTTGTGGTATCAATGGCTTTTCCAGAACAAGCAATTGGTTGATTGGGAACATTTTACCACAAAAGTGTTGATTCATTTTCCTAAGCGATATGTCGAATCGCTGGAAAGTAGGGCTAATCAGGTGCTTCATTTTGATGCTATTTCGTGGGGCTTCAGTGAGCCAGATGAACTTTTGTCATGCCCTACACATGTTTATACACAGTGGAGAAGTAAAACCAACCCATCTTTGCCTCAGAAATTTGATGTGCAATCtgaaagcaaaagaaaaatggaTGCACACAAGATGTTCGATGAAATGTCAAATAGATGCTGCCCCAAGGTAATCACCGTGTCAAAAATTCCAATTGAAATAGCCGTGACAGAGGGAGATAATAGAAATCTCGGAAATAAGTATATCATGGACGTTGGTGATTCGGCACATGATGAAATTTCAGTACTTTGTCTCCTTTAACACTAACGGAGTCTACCTTTGAGGATGGAAAGCCTGGGAGCAAAGTGAAAGAGCAAGTCGAAGGCTCCAAGGATGTGGTTCAATAGAAGATGATTGCTACTACAAATATCCATGAGGAGTTAGGTCCAGAGGAATTTTTCCCAATCTTCCATGATTTTTCATCACTAAATCCAATTTCTACTGCCATGCCTCTATCTGAATCTTTTTATGCTTCCTGTATCCCCACACAGAGCTTATTCACTGTCTCCACATCTGATGCTTGCTTACATGGTATTCAACCACTCAACAAATTTAAATTACCAGGGACTATTCCATATAATAGTTACGTTGATGATTGGTTCGACACAGGGcaagattttgaagttgatttaTGTGTGCTTTTGTCTATTGACTCTGAAGAGACAACTCAAGTTTCACATGAGTGCTTTTATCTATTGACTCTGAAGAGCTAACTCAAGTTTCACATGAGGAATCATGGCTGATTTCTTTTCATGGCTGCGAGTATTTACAGTTGCATGATGAGAGCTTCACGAACTCCGTCCCTGATGAAAATTTTCCTACTGAGTTTGAAAATCCAGCTTGGGCTGGAAAGTTTGCACTAATTATCAAACAATCACTACTTCATGAATCTCAACTTTTAGTTTTGAGTTGCATTGTACTGAATTTGGATTTGCTTGAACGACCGATAGTCGAGGCAGGACACTATTCGCCTGATGTTATTTGTTTACAAGTGCATCATGGCAGCCTTGAACATCTTGGTAAATCATCCTCCGATGAGGGTAGGAATCATTTGCCTGCTCGACAGGCCAGAAATAGCCACTCTCAATGAGGACTCGAGCTTGGTCAATGCTTGGAGGAGAAGTTTATTATGTCAGCTTATGGTTATGCGGAGCTTATAAGCAGAGGTATATTTGTGTGCTTTGGTACACTTGGTCATGCTACACTTATAGTAACTTGGTGTCAGTTTTTCCATAATCGATTTGTATCAAACTTTCCTTTTGATCATGGTTCAAGCTTTCTGTTTGCTTACATTGGCGCGAAGACAAATATGGCTTCTTTTATCAGTCATCAGGACACCATTTTGGCGACAAGAGGGGCTGATTTTGTCAGAACACAAACTGCGGTGCAACTTCTGCCACAAAATGCACCCAAAGCTATTCAAATAGTTGCTGAAATATGTGACTACAAGATTATTGAGAGTGTTTTAAGATATCAACTGAAGCAGTTTGTGGTTGTTGAAACAAAAGTTATATTAAGTGTACTCAATCCTGCAATAAGAGTGGATAAAGACATAAAGCAGGAAGCTCTTGTCTTTGGCGCGGTGAACAATTTAATAGAAGCATTGAACTTAATTGCAATTACAACCCCTagagttgtaatttttcttttcaaagaatATCCAGTTCGTCTTAGCAAGTTCGTAGGGCATGCTACTAAGGTGGATTTTTCAAAGGAATCATCAATGGTTGCAGGTGTTGCCTTTTACATGGAATCAAACAGTGGCTCAGAGACAAGAATGGGTCAGAATAATATATTTACCACAACAATTGCTCTAGCAACGACTTATTTCTCATctcccaaattgatgtttttctACTCgaaccttgaggacaaggttcTCTTTCAGGATGGGAGTATTGTTGTGAACCAAGTCGACTTTGTATTGGGATATGGGTTAGAAGTGGTGAATTGGACTGATCCAGTTGAGATTATTGGACCTATTGAAATGTTGGAGAGTTTTATTTGGGATCCAGGCCTAATTGTCAATTGGTTAAATAGGACTTGGCATTCAACAGAACATTATGCGTATTATGTGAAGCCTTGGCTTATCTGTTGTTCTCTCATCTCCATTCTGTGTCTAGTATCTCATCTCCTTCTTATTACTTTCTCACTTTGTTATCTCATCTTAGTTAGCGTGACTATTACTTGTTCGAATTCTAAGTTATAATTTGTGTTGAGTGATTATAAATACATTTCGTGTTTGTATTAAAAATTGGGATCGTTACATAACTGTTCCCTCAAACTTATTTGTTTGTCCAGATATCTCGGCTTTCGGAACTTTTCTATGCCAGTGAAGAAGATTCTAATGTGAAGTTGATAATATTAAAGGTATTTTTCAATAGTGGGTGGAACTTCTGTGATTATTAAATTTCCTGTCATTGCTTAACGTGAGGGAAACTTGGTAGCCTGGTGCTGGATTTTGTCTACAAAATTATTTAGAAACTACATGCAGGCAGAGTTGCATTGATTTTGAGTTGCATTATTCAAATCTTATTTCTTTATTGAAAAACTTCAGTTTGTTCCGTCTTGTGTCTTGACACTGGTAAGAAAGTTCTTCTCCGCATAGCTTTCGGGAGTATGGATAAAACCGGCCAATCAGCTACCTCGCTTTGGTATCTCACTGGTTCTGACCAATCTAGTGTCTGGCTTTCTATTCGGCATACATTTGTCTTATGTTTCTTGTCAATTGGAACAATCCACATTATCAAAATACTGTTCACCAAAATGATTTTGTTGAAATAAAATCAAGAGTCTGTTAGAAATTGTAATGAGTAGTTAGTTATTCTTGCCTGTAAGACTCTGTATCTTACTGTTTTGCAGTTTTACGGTTTTATTCACAAGCTCTGGTTGAATGCTGCATAGTTCTATTAGTGGCCCTGTATACAGTACTTTTCTTGTTACTACTTCTCTCGTATAATATTTTCCAGGGACACGGAAGGGCTTTTTGTGCTGGTGGTGATGTTTCACTTGTTTTTCATAATGCTCGCAAGGGTACGTATTTGCTAAATTGGTAATATCTTGTCAAACACAATCTATAGATGGCATTGGATCCACGATCTGAAGTTTAACTCCTCAAGTAATTTCTTTCAAAGTCCATATCTTTGTACTAGTTTTGCGCTTAACCTGGCAACTCCCATCTTGTTTCTCACTTTCCCGAGAGATTATGTTTTTACCAATCAATATATAGTACCAGTAAATGTGCACTCAAGGGGGTGACCTAGTGGTCAATGCAGTGAGAGGAGAATAATGAGGTCTCAGATTCAAGTCCAAGTGGAGGCAAAAAATAGtcggtgatttcttcccatctgtcttAGCCTTGTTGAAAAGAGTTACCGGTATGTACCTATGTTGGTGGGAGGTAGCAAGTACCCAATGGAATAGTTGAGGTAATGTAGAATATATTGGTTGGAAACCCCAACCAACCTACATTTTCTATTGTATAAAAATCCATGACTTAAATTACTGTTGATATATTGAAGGATGCGTACTACTGCATCTCAATGACAACTATCATAATGACTATGCAAAACTAGTAGACTTAACAATAATGCAATATTCGATCTGTCACAACTCATCAAATAAGTCAACTCACTAAACAATCTGCTATAACGTCTTGGGTTTGTTATGGTAAATTGGTAACCTCCTTCTTGAAAGTAATTTGGCGTTTGAATCTATTGCTGATTTAATTGATTGAAGATCAATTTGTTTTAGATAAGACATATTAATCTTCAAATCAATTGATTCACTTATAGATCCTAAAGTAAAATATTGCAGGAGAAAAGTACCATTGACCACGAATCCAATTGACTCAGCTATGGATCCTAATGTCAATAATACTAACTTCTTCCAGGAGAACCAGAGATGTTTCTTCTTTTTGATAGCTTCAACCAAACTAGACCAAGCAACCTATAaacaaaaaagtatttaaaatcgtgaagctaaataataaaaacacatgtATCTTGTGCAAGAagctaaataataaaaacaacaaaagaaatatctaAACACTTGTATCTTGTCTTGacactttttctttattctcaacaTCCCCCTACAAGATGGAGGGGACCGAAGTGAGTCCCATCTTGGCAAGAAGACGGTGGTGCGATGGTCCAGAAAGGGATTTTGTGAATTTGTCGGCAATTTGATCCTTTGAAGGGAGATAGTGAAGAGAAATGAGCCCGGAAAGAAATTGTTGCCGGAAGAAATGACAATCTAGCTCCACGTGTTTTGTGCATTCGTGGAATACGGGATTTCTAGCGATATGAATCGCTGCTTGACTGTCGGAACGAATGGGTATTGGCAAAGCCAATGGAACTAATAGATCAGACAATAAGCGAGTTAACCAAGTGAGCTCCGCAACTAATCGTCTCATCGATCGATATTCCGCTTCAGCGGATGAAAGAGATATAGATGCTTGCTTCTTGGATTTCCAAGAGATGGGAGAACCTCTCATGGAGATGAAAAACCCACTGATCGATCGACGAGAACCTGGGCAAGACGCCCAATCCGCATCGCAAAATGCATTGAGGGAGAAAGATGGAAAGGCAGATAAGAAGATCCCTCGACAAGAATGTCCTTTCAGGTAACGCAAAACCCTCAAAGCTGCTGTGAAATATATATCGCAGGGAGTTTGCATATATTGACTTAATGTTAATACTGCATAGCATATATCTGGCTTGGTATGAGTTAAATAACTTAGCTTGCCAATCACATGCCTAAACAGAAGGATCTGACATGGGTGTTCCTGATGATTCAGAAAGTTTACAAGAAGGATCCATCGGAGATGATACAGGATGCAAATTAGAAATGTCAAACTCTTGAAGCAAATCAAAGGTATATTTCCTTTGACTGAAGATAATTCCATGACCTTCCCTTAAAATTTCCATTCCCAGAAAGTAATATAGAAGTCCTAGgtctttaattttgaatttagaatGAAGAAACTGTTTTAGACACTCGATCTCTTTGGTGTCACTACCTGTAATGAGGATATCATTGACGTATACAGCCACaatagatatcaaagaaccaGTCTTTTTGAAAAATAGGGAATAGTTGTTGAGAGAAGCACTGTAACCTTTGAAATTAAGAGCACCTGCAAGTTTGGCATACCATTGCCTAGAAGCTTGTCTCAAACCATAAAGCGACTTGTTGAGTTTGCACACCAAATTAGGATCAGGAGAAGACAAACCAGGTGGAAATCTTGCAAATCTCCTTGCAAGAAAGCATTTttaacttcaaattgagaaatatcCCAATGCCTTTTAGCAGCCACAGACAAAATGCATCGGATTGTAGTTATTTTGATTACGGGGGAGAAGGTTTCATTGAAATCTACCCCTTCCTTTTGATGTCCCCCCTTATGACCAGTCTAGCTTTTAGCCTCTCAAGTGATCTATCTGCATGATGCTTTACCTTGTAAACCCATTTGCAAGGTAAAGCCTTCCTTCCCGGTGGAAGTAGAACCACACCCCAAGTGTGGTTTGTTTGTAGAGCTGCTAGTTCATTATCCATAGCACTGTACCAATCTGGATTAGTAGATGTCTAGTGATAACTAGTTGGTTCTTTGATTGTAGACACTGATTCAAGAATGAGCTGATTTGATAAAGAGAGTCCAGCAAAAGAAATAGAATTAGGTGCAATAGAAGATGCAAAACAAGACTCAGTGACTGGGCTAAAAACTATATTGTTACAGAAATAATCTTGTAAATGGACTGGACGTACACCTTTATTAGTTCTATCCGATCTCCTAACAAGTGGTGTACTGATTGTAGGTAGATTTTCTTGTGGAGGAGGTGGGATTGATTGTGAATGTGAAGAATTTGAAGCTGGTAGTGTATCTGAAAGTGGAAAAGTGTGGTTTGTAGAATTTGTGTTGAAAAAGAGTGTGTCATCAGTGAAAAAAACAGATTCATGGTCTGATACAGAAAAGATAGGTGGAGGTGATATGGGATTCTTTGTAAAGGGAAAAATGTTCTCATAGAACTGGACATCTCTAGTGATAATTATTTTCTGTGTATTCAACTCTAAGAGTTTAAAACCCTTTTGATTAATGGAATAACCAAGAAAGACACAAGCTTGTGCTCTTGGTTCAAGCTTCCCTCTCCCATGTGACAAAGTACTAGCATAGCACAAGCATCCAAAACACCTTAATGAACTATAATTAGGTGCTTTACCAAACAATCTATGATAGGGAGTTTTTCCATGAAGGACTCTTGAAGGCATCCTGTTAATAAGAAAAGTAGCAGTGAGGATACACTCTCTCCAATATCTTAAGGGAACCTGAGATTGAAATAAAAGAGCCCTTGCCGTCTCAAGCAAGTTCCTGTGCTTCCTCtcaacaactccattttgttgaggggtaGCCACACAGGATGTTTGATGTATAATCCCTTGAGAGTTGAAATAATTAGTTGCAATCAAGCTCTTTCCCAACTCCGGGGCATTATCTGACCTTATTTTCTTCACCTTAACATTAAATTGTCTCTCAACCATATTCAGAAAACATTGCAATACAGGAAAGACATTACTTTTGGTTCTCAACAGATAAGTCCAAGTCCCTCTACTGTAATCATCCACTATAGTAAGGAAGTATCTATATCTATTGTAAGTATCTACCTTGTAGGGTCCCCAAGTATCAATATGAATAAGGTCAAATATAGAAGTTGTTGAAATTTGACCAATGTGGAAAGAAGGTCTAGATTGTCTAGTTTTAGGACAAATATCACAAAAACCCTCAGAAGtagatagaaaagaaagaaaactgacaTTCTTCATTGATGAAAAAGGCAAATGCCCCAATCTAATATGCCAAAGTCTTACATTAAAAGCTGCATTAGTACAAATGGGAGAGGAAACAATACTATCTTTATTAGAAATAGAAACTGAAGAACTACTAGGATTAGTAACAATCTTCCTACAAGTAGTCTTGCTGAAACTAGAGAATGACTCCCTGGCATTAGGCTTGAGTAGATAAAGACCTTCTTGAGCTTCACCAAAAACTTGAGGCCTCCTCATGGAAGGGCCCTGTATCACACAGTTTATCAGAGTGAAATACAAGGTGCAAGAAAACTGTTTACACAACTTGTGAATAGACATAAGATAATACTTGAAACTAGGAACATATAACACATTTTCTAgaatcaaataagaaaatatggcTACTGTACCTATATGAGTAACTGAAATGGTTTGACAATTAGGAAGATTGATAGTTAAAGAAAATTGAAGACAAATTATGGAAGCAAAGGAAGATGAATTGAAACACATGTGCTCTGATGCACCTGAATCTATGATCGAGGTGCTAGAGTTTAGGACAGAAAGACATGAACCAAAATGCTTAGAAATTGTACCAGCTACAGAATTAGCATTGATGTCAATCCCTGAATTTGAACCTTCTTCCATCTTCATCTGTTTGAACATCTGAACAAATTGAGAATATTGTTCCTTGCTGAAAGGTATCTCAGATTCAATAGCTTGTTTTTGCTCTGCATCTTTCATCATAGCATTATTCCCCCTTATCTGATTTTGAGAACCCCTATCATTTGAGAACTGAAAATTTTCAGGAAAGCCTATTAGTCTGTAACAATCTACTTCCAGATGTCCTTGCTTTCCATAATAATCACAAGAGACATTTCGGTtgcattttcctttttttctttgagATTTGAAAGTTGTTTGGTGAACCTCTGCTGTTGAACCTGAGGAGGTGCAGATCTAGGATAAAAACTCCTAGATTTTTGGGGAGTTGATGGTATAAACTTTTGTGTATGTTTCCTTGCTTTCTGATTGTTAATATTTCTTGTCATGAAGGCTGATGAATCTGCAGAACTCACAGGGTTAAAATAAGATTCCCTTTGGTTCTCATCTAGCAGAATCAAAGAGTAAGCAAGATTGATGTTAGGTAATGGGTTGATCATGAGAATGTTGCTTCTAGCTTGGGAATAGGTATCATTAAGATCCATGAGAAACTGTATCAACCTCTCATCCTGTAAGAATTTCTTTAGTTTAAGCTTACCTTCACACATACACACGCAACTATACTGAATATTAGAATTAAGAGAATCTAGTTCATCCCATAATTTTTTAAGTCTAGTGAAGTATCCTTCTATGCTATTTGTTCCTTGATTTAAGCTATTGAGCTCCTTTTGCAGATGATAAAGCTTAGCACCATTGGACTGACCAAACCTGTGCTCAAGGCTTGTCCAAAGCTCTTGTACAGTTTTGGAATAAATTACACTGTCAGCTATGTCCTTAGAGAGTGAATTCAAGATCCAGGATGTGACCATGTCATTACACCTGTTCCATGCTTGAAAATCTGCTGAATTCGATACTGGGCATGAGTGGGAACCCGTGATGAATCCTAATTTGTTCTTTGCTGATAGAGCAATTAGGACTGACCTCTTCCAACCCGGATATCCCTTACCATCAAAGGGTGTATTTACTAGTGTCAtaccaaagggtgtatttactaGTGTCAtaccaaagggtgtatttactaGTGTCATACCAGGGTTATCAGAAGCATGAAGATGATTAGGATGATTTGGATCCATGGTGAGGGTGCTAGCAGTAGTAGTCATTGAAGTAGTAGCTATTTGCTCCGCCATGTTTGAGATTGAGAAAGGAGAAAGTTGGTGTTGAATCTGATCTAAAAATTattgctttgataccatgtagaAAAGTTAGAACCAACTTTGGGaaattttcttgatgatctttATTATGTGTGAaccaatgtatatatatacatgtatcttATGCAAAAgcttaataataaaaacacatGTATCTTGTGCAAAAagctaaataataaaaacaacaaaagaaatatctaAACACTTGTATCTTGTCTTGacactttttctttattctcGACAActatgttttgaaatttgtagaGACAATTCAATCATCTTTTCAGCAATCTTGCtgattatctttttttaaaacccCAACAACTATGTTCTTTTTAGATGATTTTTATGTTCtccattaacttattattttaagaGAGCTTAATGGCCGCCATGACTTTAGTCTTGTGGTAAGCGCACAACACATGCGGTGTAGGTTAGGCGCATGTCA is a genomic window containing:
- the LOC107872345 gene encoding 3-hydroxyisobutyryl-CoA hydrolase 1 isoform X1; amino-acid sequence: MSAYGYAELISRGIFVCFGTLGHATLIVTWCQFFHNRFVSNFPFDHGSSFLFAYIGAKTNMASFISHQDTILATRGADFVRTQTAVQLLPQNAPKAIQIVAEICDYKIIESVLRYQLKQFVVVETKVILSVLNPAIRVDKDIKQEALVFGAVNNLIEALNLIAITTPRVVIFLFKEYPVRLSKFVGHATKVDFSKESSMVAGVAFYMESNSGSETRMGQNNIFTTTIALATTYFSSPKLMFFYSNLEDKVLFQDGSIVVNQVDFVLGYGLEVVNWTDPVEIIGPIEMLESFIWDPGLIVNWLNRTWHSTEHYAYYVKPWLICCSLISILCLISRLSELFYASEEDSNVKLIILKGHGRAFCAGGDVSLVFHNARKGNWKVGANYLQKEYILNYVMATYSKPQVSILNGIVMGGGAGASIHGRFRVATEKSVFSMPETAMGLFPDVGASYFLSRLPESFGEYAGLTGARLDGAEMLACGLATHFVSSDKLPLLEQELAKVDTSDPDAISAIISRFSNIPKLKEESPCHRMKIIDHCFSPRSMEEIISTLESEALDKKDGWISSTIQLLKKASPTSLKITLKLIREGRLQGVGSCLVREYRVICHVLRGEFNRDILEGFRAILIDKDRNPKWEPSRLELISDDDVDRYLSEIDDEDWEDLKLPPRSNLPSYAIAKL